A section of the Salmo trutta chromosome 4, fSalTru1.1, whole genome shotgun sequence genome encodes:
- the LOC115191987 gene encoding leucine-rich repeats and immunoglobulin-like domains protein 1: protein MLFSQRKKMKVTLLYLFVLCSAQHSAQPETWQVKGIAGKSLSFPERVLKSGNLLYGDLGKVAHVYPGKQSNTNLVKRFKNRLHWNNVTGFFTLSDLQIDDSGIYTVANADEEKMTHAFQLTVYYVLSKPQVTVHDNISCTVVCSVENGREVTLSWYRGEERLNQTSSPDLNITLSLPLKVDEQNRESYRCEAANPVSKGTGVVPHSCIESDPSKVTDGDERTPGSLLIAVICVLVASGLVGLAICLKKRNRHSHAGGAKRYTRT, encoded by the exons ATGCTGTTTTctcaaagaaaaaaaatgaaggTGACGCTACTGTATCTCTTCG tACTCTGCTCAGCCCAGCATTCAGCCCAACCTGAGACTTGGCAGGTGAAAGGAATCGCGGGAAAGTCTCTCTCTTTTCCAGAAAGGGTGTTGAAGTCTGGCAATTTACTTTATGGAGACCTTGGCAAAGTTGCACATGTGTATCCTGGTAAACAAAGTAATACCAACCTTGTGAAGAGATTTAAAAACCGCCTTCACTGGAACAATGTTACTGGATTCTTCACTTTGTCAGACCTACAAATAGACGATTCTGGGATTTACACTGTGGCGAATGCAGATGAAGAGAAGATGACACATGCATTTCAGCTGACTGtgtact ATGTTCTGTCCAAACCTCAGGTGACGGTCCATGATAACATCTCCTGTACAGTGGTGTGTTCTGTGGAGAACGGGAGAGAGGTGACCCTGTCCtggtacagaggagaggagagactcaaCCAGACCagcagccctgacctcaatatcaccctctctctacctctcaagGTGGATGAACAGAACAGAGAGTCTTACAGATGTGAGGCTGCCAACCCAGTCAGCAAGGGGACAGGTGTTGTTCCACATTCCTGTATAGAGAGTGATCCCTCCAAGGTgacag ATGGTGATGAGAGGACTCCAGGTTCTCTTCTTATTGCTGTAATCTGTGTTCTGGTTGCTTCAGGACTTGTTGGACTTGCAATATGTCTTAAGAAGAGAAACAGACACTCACATGCAG GAGGAGCGAAGAGGTATACCAGAACTTGA